Below is a genomic region from Methanosphaera sp. ISO3-F5.
TAATATATATTAAATTATGAAATATTCAAAGTGGTTATTTTGATAGTTAAAAGAGAATTATATTTAAAACGTATACGAAATCTAATTGATTCAGAAGATGTTAAAATAATTACTTGAATTCGTCGTTCTGGAAAAACTTGTATATTAAAAATGATTATAGATGAACTAAAAAATATTGGAGTAAAAGAAGAGAATATAATTTATATTTCCTTTGAATCCAGTGTTTATGATAATATTTATACATATAAAGAACTAAACAAATATATTTTTAATTTAACAAAGAATTTGGACGGAAAAATATATTTATTATTTGATGAAATACAATCCGTTGTAAAATGGGAGAAAAGCATAACTTCTTTTAGAGTAGATCTTAATTCAGATATTTATATTACAGGTTCTAATTCAAAGTTATTATCTGGAGAATTAGCAACATTATTATCCGGAAGATACAAAACAATACAAATATATCCGTTTTCATATAATGAAATATTAGATTATTATTCAGAATTTGGAGAATTATCTCCACAAAGAAAACAGGAATTATTTTGGGAATACGTAAATTATGGTGGATTTCCAGGTTTACTTAAATATGATTCATTTGAAAAAAAAGAATCTTTAAAGGACATATATCATTCTATTATACTAAAAGATATACTAAATCGTAGTAAAATAAAAAATAATAAATTATTGATGAAATTAATGGAATATATGATAACTAACACTGGACAAATATTTTCATCAACAAATGTTATTAATTATATATATAGAAATAGACAATTACTGGGAGAAGAAGAACAAAAGAAGCCAAGTTCAAATACAATAATTAATTATGTGCATCATGCACAAGATGCATTTGTTTTATATGAAACAAAAAATGAAGATTTGGTAGGTAAAGAAATTTTTAAAGAATTAGAAAAATATTATGTGGTGGATCCTGGTTTTTATTATCTTTTTAGGGATGAAACTAGAAGATCAATGGGTAGTTTATTAGAAAGCATAGTTTATATTGAATTATTAAGAAGAAATTATGATGTAACAGTAGGAAGAATATATGATATTGAAGTAGACTTCGTATGTAAAAAATCTAATAAAATATGTTATATTCAAGTATCAGAAAGTATACTGGGATAAAAGACAAGACAAAGAGAGCTACGTTCATTAAAAA
It encodes:
- a CDS encoding ATP-binding protein; protein product: MRRSGKTCILKMIIDELKNIGVKEENIIYISFESSVYDNIYTYKELNKYIFNLTKNLDGKIYLLFDEIQSVVKWEKSITSFRVDLNSDIYITGSNSKLLSGELATLLSGRYKTIQIYPFSYNEILDYYSEFGELSPQRKQELFWEYVNYGGFPGLLKYDSFEKKESLKDIYHSIILKDILNRSKIKNNKLLMKLMEYMITNTGQIFSSTNVINYIYRNRQLLGEEEQKKPSSNTIINYVHHAQDAFVLYETKNEDLVGKEIFKELEKYYVVDPGFYYLFRDETRRSMGSLLESIVYIELLRRNYDVTVGRIYDIEVDFVCKKSNKICYIQVSESILG